The Tindallia californiensis genomic sequence AAAATACCGCAGGCTGGGCGATGCAGATCGCAACAGATGCAAAGTGTAGAACATCCACTTGAAAAAAACTCAAAGGATGTTTTTTTTTGCCTAAATCAGAAAAAGGAGAAAGAAGGATGAAGAAAAAATCATTTACAGGCTATTTATTTACGCTTACATTGCCAATCATTATTCAAAACCTGATCACCACCAGTCTTAACCTGGTAGATACCTTTATGATAGGACGGGTGGGAGAAAGTGAACTGGCGGCCGTAGGGATTGCGAACCAGTACTATTTTTTATTTACACTTTTTATGTACGGCATTGCCGGAGGTGCTGCCGTTTTTATTGCCCAATTGTGGGGAAGTCAGGAGAAAAAACGGATCAAAAAAGTGCTGGCTCGTTCATTAGTTTATGGAACAGCTGTTACAGGTGTTTTTATGCTCTTTGGATATAAATGGACAGAAGCCATCATTGGGATTTTTAATGGAAGTGAAGTAGTGCTTTATCATGGCTCTCGTTATTTAGAGATAACCTTGATAGGATACCTGTTTACCAGTATTTCCTTTGTATTAGCGGCAGGTTTACGAAGCATTAATCATACCAAAATCCCCATGTATGCCAGTTTGATAGGTTTGGTGATCAACATGATCCTAAACAATATCCTTATCTTTGGCCGTTGGGGAATGGCGCCGATGGGTGTTGAAGGAGCAGCGGTAGCAACTATTGTGGCGAGAGGGATCGAATGCCTTATACTACTTATTTTTGTGTACTACCAAGTGACGGACTTAGCGGTAAAACCCAGGGATTTTATTCGGCTTCATCCCGATACGAAAAAAGTACTGCACAGCGTTACCTGGCCTATTCTTTGTAATGAGGCTTGTTGGGGTTTGGGAATGGTGACCTATGTTAGCCTATATGCTCGTCTTGGTATTCCTCAAGCGGCGGCAATGCAAATTTGCAGTACCATGATCAATCTGTTTATGGTCATTGCCTTTGGCCTTGCCTATTCAGCCTTGGTTATGGTTGGAAATGAAGTAGGGGGAGGAAATCTGGAAGGTGCCATGTGGGCTAGTCAAAAGATAAGAAGCATGGGATTGAAAGTTGGGTTTTGCTTAGCACTCCTCCTGTTTTTCATTGCACCTTACATCAGTTCCTTGTTCAACGTGACGGCAGAAGTAAAGTGGCTGGTTACTTCTGTACTGCGTGTTCATAGCGTTATGTTTCCTCTTCGGATGATCAATATGATTATGATAGTAGGGGTTTTACGGGGTGGTGGAGATGCGCTGTTCAGTACCGTGACCCAAGGTTTAGTGATGTGGCTGATAGGAATTCCACTTACCTATGTAGCCGCTAACTTACTGGAATGGCCATTACCAATGGTTGTTGCTGTTATGTTTGCAGAATCAATGATTCAAGGGCTGATAGTTCAGAGAAGGTACGAATCCAATCGATGGATGAAGACGTTAGTAGCGTAGGGACAAGGGGACACCTCTCTTGTCCTGTTTTAGTGACGGGAACCTAGTGCTAGAAGAAGGTGACCGGGAAAAATTTCTGACACAGGTATTTCAAGCAAAGAAAAAAAGGATTTCAAGTGTTGGCATACTGGCTGATAGACAATCGCTTTTTCGCTTGATAAGCGAGTTGTCAGGTAAATAGAAGGATGGATACGAGAGTTTGGAAGTTCGGTGGATTTGACTCTTGAATTTGCAAAATTTGAAACCATGATAGCGTGAAGCGTCCTCTTGTCTAGTCTTGCCTATAAATCAGCATATTGCATTGGGAAAAACAATAAGGTATAATGGCGATAAAGTATATAATGGAATGAAGAAGTAGATCTAACAAGTATTAACTAGCCTTAGCCTGACTTGAATTTTCAAAACAATGGTAATTCAACAATGAATTTGGAATTGGAAAATAAATTAAAAGCGATTAAGTAGCCCTTGGGCTGCTTAAATTTTCAGAAGCGTTTATTACAAAATTTTAACCAGACTGAAACTTTTTAATTACGTTTTTCAAAAAGCGTCACAATTCCACAGGATATTATTTTCTCTGAAGACTTATCGGTCTTTAGATGAAATTAATATAAATTTAATTATTAAAAGGGGAGAAAAAGAATGAACAGTAAGAAGATTGCATTATTGATAACCGTATTATTAATAGTTGCTGCCTTTGCCACGGGTTGTGGCGATGCAGCATCGGACAACACACTTGTTGTGGCCCAGGGTGCCGATGCGGATTCATTGGATCCACATGCAACCAACGACCAACCTTCTTCAAGAGTCATGAAACAGATTTATGAAACCCTTGTAGATCAAAACGAAGACATGGAACTAGTTCCTGGCCTTGCAAAAGACTGGGAAAAAATTGACGACTTAACCTTTGAATTTAAGCTTAGAGAAGGAGTGCTGTTCCATAACGGAGAAGAATTAACAGCAAGCGACGTAGAATTCACACTGCTTCGAGCATTAGATTCTGCCAATGTAGGCCATATTGTAGGGGAGATTGATCCCGACGGATTTGAAATTGTGGATGACTATACCATCAGAATTTCAACAAAGGATCCTTTTGCACCACTGATGGCCCATTTAGCCCATACGGGGACTTCCATTTTAAATCAAAAGGCAGTAGAAGAGTTTGGGGATGATTATGGTGAAAATCCAGTAGGAACCGGACCTTATATGCTTGATACATGGACAAGAGGATCACAGATTCAGTTAGAAAGATTTGAAGATTTCCATGGTGACAACGCAAAAATGGAAAGAATCACCTTTAGAAGTATTCAAGAAGCTGGAAACCGAACCATTGAGCTGGAAACCGGCGAAATTCATATTGCTTACGATACGTTACCAACGGATATTTCAAGAATTGAAGGAAATGATGAATTAGTATTGGCAAGAGACTTAAACTTTTCAACGGTGTATCTTGGATTTAACGCTAAAAAAGAGCCTTTTGATGATGTAAGAGTTCGGCAAGCCATTAACTATGCTATTAATGTGGAATCCATCATTAATACCGTCATGGAAGGTTCTGGGGAAGTTGCAACCGGACCCATCGGACCCATGGTATGGGCAGCGAATGACGAACTAGAGCCTTATGGACACGATATAGACAAAGCTCAGGAACTAATGAATGAAGCTGGCTTGGAAGACGGATTCTCAACCACCATCTGGACAAATGATGATCAACTTCGACAAGATATCGCAGTAATTGCTCAAAGTCAGTTAGCGGAAATTGGAATTGAAGTAGATATTCAAGTATTGGAGTGGGGAGCATATCTGGAAGGAACTGCTAATGGAGAGCATGATATGTTTATCTTAGGATGGGTTACGGTAACAGGAGATCCGGACTATGGATTATATGCATTGTTCCATTCAGAACAATTTGGAGCAGCTGGAAACCGAACCTTCTATGCCAATGAACGAGTGGATGAATTATTGGATGAAGCCAGAAGATCCGCAGATCCTGACGTGCGAGAAGCAGCATACAGGGAAGTTCAGGAAATCGTACGAGACGAAGCACCTTGGTTATTCCTTAACACTGGGGAAGATCGAACCGGACTTCGTGCCAATGTAAAGGGATTTAGAAATCATCCAGCGGGTCATCACCCACTGTGGGATGTCGTTGTAGAATAACTAAATACATGAAGAATCCATCTGGAAAACAGATGGGATAGCCAGAAGAGGCAAGTCACAGTAGGGTCATAGCCATGACCCTACTGTGCTCTCTGGAATTATTTTGAAAATTCATCATAATCAATATAAAACTGACAGACAGTTCCGATAGATTAGAAAGGAGGAGCAATAATGTTAAAGTATATTGGTCGAAGAATACTGTTGCTATTACCCGTATTGATTGGTGTATCCTTCATTGTGTTTAGCTTAATGTACATTACCCCAGGAGATCCTGCGGCCATTCAACTTGGAGAACAGGCAACAGAAACACAAATTTTACAGCTTCGAGAACAAATGGGCTTGGATGATCCCTTTATTGTCCAGTATGGCCGTTTTGCCAAAGGTGTATTCACAGAGCTAGACTTTGGTCGATCCTATAGGACTAATACATTGGTATTCGATGAGTTAATCAGTCGCTTTCCAACGACCTTGACCTTGGCAGCTACGGGAGTGGTGGTGGCGGTGGCCATCGGAATACCCGTTGGGATTATTTCCGCAACCAAACAATATTCCTTATTTGATAATGTGGCCATGATGTTTGCCTTAATTGGAGTGTCCATACCGAACTTTTTTCAGGGCTTGCTGGCCATTCTCATATTTTCGGTGTGGGCAGGGTGGTTTCCCTCGTCAGGCTATTCGACACCGATG encodes the following:
- a CDS encoding MATE family efflux transporter — encoded protein: MKKKSFTGYLFTLTLPIIIQNLITTSLNLVDTFMIGRVGESELAAVGIANQYYFLFTLFMYGIAGGAAVFIAQLWGSQEKKRIKKVLARSLVYGTAVTGVFMLFGYKWTEAIIGIFNGSEVVLYHGSRYLEITLIGYLFTSISFVLAAGLRSINHTKIPMYASLIGLVINMILNNILIFGRWGMAPMGVEGAAVATIVARGIECLILLIFVYYQVTDLAVKPRDFIRLHPDTKKVLHSVTWPILCNEACWGLGMVTYVSLYARLGIPQAAAMQICSTMINLFMVIAFGLAYSALVMVGNEVGGGNLEGAMWASQKIRSMGLKVGFCLALLLFFIAPYISSLFNVTAEVKWLVTSVLRVHSVMFPLRMINMIMIVGVLRGGGDALFSTVTQGLVMWLIGIPLTYVAANLLEWPLPMVVAVMFAESMIQGLIVQRRYESNRWMKTLVA
- a CDS encoding glutathione ABC transporter substrate-binding protein — encoded protein: MNSKKIALLITVLLIVAAFATGCGDAASDNTLVVAQGADADSLDPHATNDQPSSRVMKQIYETLVDQNEDMELVPGLAKDWEKIDDLTFEFKLREGVLFHNGEELTASDVEFTLLRALDSANVGHIVGEIDPDGFEIVDDYTIRISTKDPFAPLMAHLAHTGTSILNQKAVEEFGDDYGENPVGTGPYMLDTWTRGSQIQLERFEDFHGDNAKMERITFRSIQEAGNRTIELETGEIHIAYDTLPTDISRIEGNDELVLARDLNFSTVYLGFNAKKEPFDDVRVRQAINYAINVESIINTVMEGSGEVATGPIGPMVWAANDELEPYGHDIDKAQELMNEAGLEDGFSTTIWTNDDQLRQDIAVIAQSQLAEIGIEVDIQVLEWGAYLEGTANGEHDMFILGWVTVTGDPDYGLYALFHSEQFGAAGNRTFYANERVDELLDEARRSADPDVREAAYREVQEIVRDEAPWLFLNTGEDRTGLRANVKGFRNHPAGHHPLWDVVVE
- a CDS encoding ABC transporter permease; this translates as MLKYIGRRILLLLPVLIGVSFIVFSLMYITPGDPAAIQLGEQATETQILQLREQMGLDDPFIVQYGRFAKGVFTELDFGRSYRTNTLVFDELISRFPTTLTLAATGVVVAVAIGIPVGIISATKQYSLFDNVAMMFALIGVSIPNFFQGLLAILIFSVWAGWFPSSGYSTPMHMILPALTIGTSSAAMITRMTRSSMLEVIRQDYIRTARAKGQKESVVINRHALKNALIPVVTVIGLQFGYLLGGAVLTETVFSINGIGLLMVNSIKMRDFPMVLGGVLFIALTFSLVNLLVDILYGFIDPRIKAQYK